From Mytilus galloprovincialis chromosome 9, xbMytGall1.hap1.1, whole genome shotgun sequence, the proteins below share one genomic window:
- the LOC143044619 gene encoding uncharacterized protein LOC143044619 — MAREACNGQFKNLAKVYEQDVTESIKKYQVLKDLDLFVLDNSIRESTVGQLRGHTIENKWKVYDEVKKCGFKHTIVASFNHSTRVDDVFIKQLIDKGEDRAGLWAFSEITEAIKKKVPDTESIPVGLRKMKEAGLYNVIFEIDLGDSTYDFDRFTTKEMCALLKKWIDWVFKTLSTEAKVFVNFRDLPDAMPTDSERVFEVTDFLCKLPLFGLMFEEPRGQSLPEECGTWAKHIRKVMDANNFKGHLLVHVHEKFGYCDAVALQVLMDGANGIWASVIKEGAAMGNAPSIVTILNLIRMGNKRVLKKFNCTYLRKAAINMTRITTGVDPHIKQPVYGARALDFVYDLNAEEFDFAEFFEEKAPIRITTLSSAKMVQTKLVNYFGENEDFTIERANLMKEVMLEDLRANRKEEYMSKCGLAVLFDRSGGKLTDEIRDEIANDPMETPHGQNLLQEIRERWDEWDLKDKVQGDNLLDFDSFYNGFMAPYFACYRCNDTKKALQALDMDSDNSVDWSEFCVFLKWAMKQYPKTIHTADDLLEVAFRKGLIPCMRDEMVVKK, encoded by the exons ATGGCACGTGAAGCATGCAATGGTCAGTTTAAAAACTTGGCCAAAGTCTATGAACAAGATGTGACCGAAAGTATAAAGAAATACCAAGTACTGAAAGATTTAGATTTGTTTGTCCTAGACAACTCAATAAGAGAGAGCACAGTAGGTCAGCTTAGAGGTCACACCATTGAAAACAAGTGGAAAGTTTATGACGAAGTTAAAAAATGTGGATTTAAGCATACAATAGTTGCCTCCTTCAACCACAGCACTCGTGTAGATGATGTCTTTATCAAACAACTCATTGACAAAGGGGAGGATCGTGCAGGCCTTTGGGCTTTCTCAGAAATAACTGAAG CAATAAAGAAGAAAGTTCCTGACACTGAAAGCATACCTGTAGGATTAAGGAAAATGAAAGAAGCTGGTCTGTATAACGTTATCTTCGAAATCGATCTTGGTGACTCTACATACGATTTTGACAGATTCACAACAAAAGAGATGTGCGCATTGCTTAAAAAATGGATAGACTGGGTTTTTAAAACTTTGAGTACAGAGGCAAAAGTATTCGTAAATTTCAGAGACCTCCCAGATGCTATGCCAACTGATTCCGAAAGAGTATTTGAAGTAACTGATTTCTTATGTAAACTACCATTATTTGGTCTTATGTTTGAGGAACCAAGAGGGCAATCTCTTCCAGAGGAATGTGGAACCTGGGCAAAACATATAAGAAAGGTCATGGATGCCAATAATTTCAAAGGTCATCTCTTGGTGCATGTTCACGAGAAATTTGGTTACTGTGATGCTGTAGCTTTGCAA GTACTTATGGATGGAGCAAATGGAATTTGGGCTAGTGTAATAAAAGAAGGCGCTGCCATGGGAAATGCGCCATCTATAGTTACAATACTTAATCTAATTAGAATGGGAAACAAAAGAGTGCTGAAAAAGTTTAATTGTACGTACCTGAGAAAAGCAGCAATTAACATGACCAGAATTACTACTGGAGTTGATCCCCACATCAAACAGCCTGTGTATGGTGCACGTGCTCTCGACTTCGTTTATGATTTGAATGCTGAAGAATTTGATTTTGCCGAATTTTTCGAGGAAAAAGCTCCTATTCGAATAACCACTCTTTCATCAGCAAAAATGGTCCAAACTAAATTAGTCAATTATTTTGGCGAGAACGAAGACTTTACTATAGAACGAGCCAATCTTATGAAGGAAGTCATGCTAGAAGATTTACGAGCGAACag gaaaGAAGAGTATATGAGTAAATGTGGGTTGGCTGTTTTATTCGACCGATCTGGGGGGAAACTCACAGATGAAATAAGAGACGAAATCGCCAACGATCCAATGGAGACACCACATGGACAAAACCTACTTCAAGAAATCCGTGAAAGATGGGACGAATGGGATCTGAAAGATAAAGTTCAAGGTGATAACCTCCTGGATTTCGATTCCTTCTACAATGGTTTCATGGCCCCTTATTTTGCCTGTTACAGATGTAACGATACTAAAAAAGCGTTGCAGGCCCTCGATATGGATAGCGACAACTCCGTTGATTGGTCGGAATTCTGTGTCTTTTTAAAATGGGCAATGAAGCAATATCCTAAAACAATTCATACTGCAGATGATTTACTCGAAGTAGCCTTCCGAAAAGGTTTAATTCCTTGTATGAGAGATGAAATGGTTGTCAAAAAGTAA